From Hypanus sabinus isolate sHypSab1 chromosome 23, sHypSab1.hap1, whole genome shotgun sequence, a single genomic window includes:
- the cant1a gene encoding soluble calcium-activated nucleotidase 1, which produces MSDHLYGLPEGNDSMSSLRISIGGLPVIASMTKTRDSRFHLKWKAILVAAVILFIFYMVYFHKGSSPSSHLRNVHNWQIDNFPRDRYNDTYPLSPPQKTLEGIRYRIGLIADLDTSSKSELNTWVSYLKKGYLILSNSGDKVSIEWDKNDSTLKTHLSEKGRGMELSELIAFNGKLYTVDDRTGVVYDIDGDKAVPWAILSDGDGTVEKGFKAEWLAVKDEHLYVGGLGKEWTTTTGEVVNENPEWVKVIGYKGDVNHENWVPHYNALRAAAGIKSPGYLIHESAAWSDRLQRWFFLPRRASNERYNEKDDEHRGTNLIIKSTQDFKEVSVSKIGEVNPTRGFSSFKFIPDTDDQIIVSLKSEEDNGKIATYIMAFTLDGRFLLEETKVADIKYEGIEFI; this is translated from the exons ATGTCTGACCATCTCTATGGTTTGCCTGAAGGAAATGATTCTATGAGCTCCCTTCGCATATCCATTGGTGGTCTTCCCGTTATAGCTTCCATGACAAAAACAAGAGACTCTCGTTTTCACCTGAAATGGAAGGCTATACTAGTAGCTGCTGTCATTCTCTTCATATTCTACATGGTATATTTTCACAAAGGATCCTCACCTAGTTCTCATCTGCGAAATGTCCACAACTGGCAGATTGATAATTTTCCGAGGGACAGGTACAACGATACATACCCTCTTTCACCCCCACAGAAAACGCTGGAAGGCATCAGATACCGTATCGGCTTGATTGCTGACCTGGACACCAGCTCAAAGAGTGAATTGAACACTTGGGTCAGTTACTTAAAGAAAGGCTACTTAATTTTATCAAACAGTGGTGACAAGGTGTCTATAGAATGGGACAAAAATGACTCCACTCTCAAAACACATTTGTCAGAAAAAGGACGTGGTATGGAACTGTCAGAGCTAATAGCATTCAATGGAAAACTGTACACTGTTGATGACAGAACTGGAGTAGTGTATGATATTGATGGGGACAAGGCAGTCCCTTGGGCCATCCTATCTGATGGTGATGGGACTGTTGAGAAAG gCTTCAAAGCTGAATGGTTAGCAGTAAAAGATGAGCACCTTTATGTAGGAGGACTTGGTAAGGAGTGGACTACCACCACTGGAGAGGTAGTCAATGAAAATCCAGAGTGGGTGAAAGTTATTGGCTACAAAGGTGATGTGAATCATGAGAACTGGGTGCCTCACTACAATGCTCTCCGTGCTGCTGCCGGCATCAAGTCTCCGG GATATCTGATTCATGAATCTGCTGCGTGGAGTGATCGGCTGCAGCGCTGGTTCTTTCTGCCACGGCGAGCCAGCAATGAACGCTACAACGAAAAAGATGATGAGCACAGGGGAACGAACCTCATTATTAAATCTACTCAAGATTTCAAAGAGGTCTCGGTGAGCAAGATTGGAGAGGTTAACCCAACACGAGGATTCTCCTCCTTCAAGTTCATTCCTGATACAGACGATCAGATCATTGTGTCACTGAAATCAGAGGAAGATAATGGGAAAATAGCCACCTACATTATGGCTTTTACTTTAGATGGACGCTTCCTTTTAGAGGAAACTAAAGTGGCTGACATAAAATATGAAGGAATAGAATTTATATAA